In one Misgurnus anguillicaudatus chromosome 1, ASM2758022v2, whole genome shotgun sequence genomic region, the following are encoded:
- the pax4 gene encoding paired box protein Pax-4, giving the protein MVELATEGVRPCEISRILKVSNGCVSKILGRFQRTGVICPKATGGSRPRLLTPEVISIIAQYKRQKPTLFAWEIRQKLAADRVCREDKVPSVSSINRILKKIQQDVDIVGGAYSSVQHSHPDVRACEQMNVQARSLETTDQMNQQQSDMNHHGNRSRSAFTLDQCQKLEKEFIHELYPDLLTKEKLSEEIHLPQDAMKVWFSNRRARMRREQRESLGMTRPRLLGGTNALMSLSETPESPLDSYLNNNSAVTYHRQSTFPMAHHIDKNTFPLAHLTTNAFPLDNHTEAYVPLSHHGNQDLAYRLVPSNTDERIFMANCSQWASHQTLIGQNVSMF; this is encoded by the exons ATGGTTGAGCTCGCCACAGAAGGCGTACGACCCTGTGAGATCTCCAGAATACTGAAG GTTTCCAATGGCTGTGTTAGTAAGATTTTGGGAAGGTTTCAGCGCACAGGGGTAATTTGTCCTAAAGCTACTGGAGGCAGCAGACCAAGACTCCTAACTCCTGAAGTCATCTCCATCATAGCGCAGTACAAACGACAGAAGCCCACACTGTTCGCCTGGGAAATCCGACAAAAACTGGCAGCAGATCGAGTCTGCAGAGAAGATAAGGTCCCCAGC GTGTCCTCAATAAACCGTATTCTTAAGAAGATACAGCAAGATGTGGACATTGTGGGTGGTGCATATTCAAGTGTACAACACAGCCACCCAG ATGTTAGAGCATGTGAACAAATGAATGTGCAGGCAAGGAGTTTAGAGACAACAGATCAGATGAATCAACAACAATCAGACATGAACCACCACGGCAATCGCAGCAGAAGCGCTTTCACTTTAGATCAATGCCAGAAGTTAGAGAAAG AGTTCATCCATGAGCTTTATCCAGACCTGCTTACCAAAGAAAAGCTGTCTGAGGAGATTCATCTTCCACAGGATGCTATGAAG GTTTGGTTCTCCAATCGCAGAGCAAGAATGAGAAGAGAACAAAGGGAATCACTAG GTATGACCAGGCCAAGGCTTCTGGGAGGCACAAATGCTTTGATGTCTTTGTCAGAGACTCCAGAAAGCCCACTTGACAGCTATTTAAATAACAACAGCGCAGTGACTTATCACAGACAATCCACTTTTCCAATGGCCCATCACATCGACAAAAACACCTTCCCATTGGCTCATTTGACCACAAATGCATTCCCGTTAGATAATCACACAGAGGCTTATGTGCCGCTATCTCACCACGGAAACCAGGACCTTGCGTACCGATTGGTTCCCTCGAACACGGACGAAAGAATCTTCATGGCTAATTGCTCTCAGTGGGCTTCTCATCAAACTTTGATTGGACAAAATGTTTCCATGTTTTGA